In Rubrobacter aplysinae, the genomic stretch GTCCTATGTGCGCGCAGCTCTACTTACGCTTCACCTAGAGTCCGGGAGATCCACGACTTCATGGGTTGGACTGTCCGCACCACCCGGACGGGCTTTTTCGGAGCCCTGCGCCGGTACTCCAACGGGGCGGACGGCAACGGAGCTCACTCCCGTAACAAAAGCGTAACCCCGGCTGGATAGTCTCCCGGCAGACGAGAAACGTCAGCGAAGCAGCGAAGGAGGCGAGCCATGAAAGAGAGCTGCTACTGCGGCCGGACGGGTGAGGTAGAGGACCGGGACCCGATTCTGGACGGCAGAGGGAAGCGGGTGCTCCAGTGTCCCGAGTGTGGTCACGGGGACGATCTGTGCTGGCTATCCGAGGAGGCCGGTCGTCTGCTGTGGGAAGAGGCGATGAGCCGGCGTGGAGTAACGGCCGACGAATCGCTCCCTGCCGCCTAGCGTCCCCGCCTGGGGAGAAAGGTTGGAGAGATGCGCGTGGAATTTCGACGTTGGTACGAGGCCGAGGCTTTGATGAGGGATCTAACGGTACACCGGCACGAGATCCTGGCCGCCTCCGGAGAGGATGTCGAGCGCAGGATGCGGAGCCACTACACGGAGGCGGCGGCGATCCTGGTGCACGAGAAGGCTGAAAAGGCGAGCACAGAGGCCCGGCGTGGGCCTTGACCCACCGGCGGAACCAGAGAGAACGGCCTAGTAGACGAGAACGGCCCAATCACGGAAAGGAGAAGTCATGTCGGACACCGTAACCCCAACCATAGGGGACTCGGCCATCGCGGGGCTACAGAGCGAGCTTAGAGGAGGCCTGATCCGGCGCGGCGGCGAGGGCTACGACGCCTCCCGCACGGTCTACAACGCGATGATCGACCGCCACCCGCACCTGATCGCCACCTGTAGGGATGTCGCCGACGTGATCTCCGCCGTCAACTTCGCCCGCGAACAAGGGCTGCTCCTCGCCATCCGGGGCGGCGGCCACAACGGCGGAGGACTCGGTATCTGTGACGACGGACTGGTCATAGACCTCTCGTCCATGAAGGGCGTAAGCGTAGACCCCGTGGCGCGCACCGTCCGAGCCGAGGGTGGCTGCGTCTGGGGCGACGTGGACCACGCGACCCACGCCTTCGGTCTGGCGACGCCCAGCGGCGTCATCTCCACCACCGGCGTCGGCGGCCTCACCCTGGGCGGCGGCCTCGGACACCTGACGCGCAGGTACGGCCTGACCATAGATAACCTCCTCTCCGCAGACGTGGTGCTCGCGGACGGCAGCTTCGTTACGGCCAGCGAGGAGGAGAACGAGGATCTCTTCTGGGCGCTGCGCGGCGGCGGGGGAAACTTCGGCGTCGTCACCTCGTTCCTGTTCCGGCTGCACCCCGTGAACAACATAATCGGCGGCCCGACGCTGTGGCCGCTGGAGCAGGCCCCCGAGGTCATGTGCTGGTACCGGGACTTTATCGCCGAGGCACCGGAGGATCTCAGTGGCTTCTTCGCCTTCCTGACCGTGCCGCCCGGACCTCCGTTCCCCGAGCACCTGCACCTGAAGAAGATGTGCGGCATCGTCTGGTGCTACACCGGGCCGGAAGAAGATGCCGACGAGGTGTTCGCCCCCGTCCAGGAGGTTGGCACTCCGGCGCTGCACGGCGTACACGAAATGCCCTATCCGGCACTCCAGAGCGCCTTCGACGGGTTGTATCCGCCTGGATTGCAATGGTACTGGAAGGCGGACTTCATCAACGAGCTCTCCGACGCGGCGATCGAGGCGCACCTGGGGTACGCGGAGGTCCCGACGCTGCACTCGACCATGCACCTGTACCCGATCAACGGCGCGGCGCACCGGGTCGGAAAGAACGACACGGCGTGGAGCTACCGGGAAGCAACCTGGGGAATGGTTATCGCCGGCGTGGACCCCGAACCGGCGAACAGGGAGCTCATCATCGACTGGTCGCGGGACTACTGGGAGGCTATACACCCGCACTCCGCAGGCGGCGCCTACGTGAACATGATGATGGACGAAGGCCAGGAACGGGTCCGGGCCAGCTACCGCGACAACTATGACCGGCTGGCGGCCGTCAAGCGCGAGTACGACCCCGGAAACCTCTTCCGCGTCAACCAGAACATAGTGCCGGCGGCGTAAGCGCACAGCCGTGAGAGTCTGGAGGTAGAGGCGATAGCGCGACAGGGCTGGCTCCGGAGTGGGAGAAGGGGAGCGGAGCCAGCTAGGCCGGGATATAGGAGCAAGAAACCGGAGAGCGAAGGAGGCTGGTGATGAGTACGTTCGTTTTGGTGCATGGTGGGTTTGTCGGAGGCTGGCTGTGGGAGAAGGTGGTCCCGCTCCTGGAGGACGCCGGCCATCAGGTCGAGGCCCCGGATCTCCCCAGGCACGGCGACGACCGGACCCCGATCCCGGAGGTCTCGTTACAAGGCTACGCGGACCGGATCTCCCAGGTGTTGGATGCCCAGCCCGAGCCGGTCGTGCTCGTCGGGCAGAGCATGGGCGGTATGGTCATCAGCCAGGCCGCCGAGCAACGTCCCGACAAGATAGCGATGCTCGTCTACGTGGGCGCGCACCTGTTGCGCGACGGCGAGTCGCTGCTTTCGGCCTCCGAGGACGACACGGAGTCGCTGGTCTTGTCGAACCTGGTGATGAACGAGGACGGGTCGTCCGCCATCGTCCGGGAGGACGCCATCAGGGAAGCCATAATGGCCGACTGCTCGGACGAAGACTTGGAGCGGGCTAAGTCCCGGTTCGAGCCTCAAGCCGTAGCCCCACTCGCCACGCCGATTACCCTTACCGAAGACAACTTCGGCCGGATACCGCGGGTGTACATCGAAACCCTCAAGGACCGGTCCATCAGCCCGTCGTTCCAGAAAGAGATGTACGAGCGGTTGCCCTGCGAGAAGGTCGTCTCCATGGACACGGGTCACTGGCCTTTCTACTCGGCTCCCGAAGAGTTGGCGAGCCACCTGAGCTCTCTGCCCGCGCGAGACAGTGTGCCCGGATAAAAGGAATGTGTCCTTATTCTCGACCCCGGAAATCTGTTCTACGTGGATCACAACACCAGACCAGCCGGGTGAGGAGGATTACGGACAAGGAAGAGACCGAATCGCCGGTAACAAAAGTATAAAGCCGGGCGGGTAGCTTCCCGTTGGAGCGTAGATTCCCCCGACACGAGAGAGGAGCGGAGATGCACCAGAGAAAGGAAGAGCTGCCCGTCACGATGGAAGACGGCGGCCTCAGCGTCCGCCTGACCGGCTGGGGCAACACGGCCGTGACCTTCATGCAGATGCCCGCGGGGGTGGACCTGACACCCGCGCTCGCCGGTCTACCAGAAGATCTCTGTCAGTGTCCGCACTGGGGATACGTCCTCGAAGGCGCGGTCCACGTCCGCTACGCGGATGGCGAGGAGGAGACTGTCGAGAGGGGCAACGTCTACTACTGGCC encodes the following:
- a CDS encoding FAD-binding oxidoreductase; its protein translation is MSDTVTPTIGDSAIAGLQSELRGGLIRRGGEGYDASRTVYNAMIDRHPHLIATCRDVADVISAVNFAREQGLLLAIRGGGHNGGGLGICDDGLVIDLSSMKGVSVDPVARTVRAEGGCVWGDVDHATHAFGLATPSGVISTTGVGGLTLGGGLGHLTRRYGLTIDNLLSADVVLADGSFVTASEEENEDLFWALRGGGGNFGVVTSFLFRLHPVNNIIGGPTLWPLEQAPEVMCWYRDFIAEAPEDLSGFFAFLTVPPGPPFPEHLHLKKMCGIVWCYTGPEEDADEVFAPVQEVGTPALHGVHEMPYPALQSAFDGLYPPGLQWYWKADFINELSDAAIEAHLGYAEVPTLHSTMHLYPINGAAHRVGKNDTAWSYREATWGMVIAGVDPEPANRELIIDWSRDYWEAIHPHSAGGAYVNMMMDEGQERVRASYRDNYDRLAAVKREYDPGNLFRVNQNIVPAA
- a CDS encoding alpha/beta fold hydrolase, whose protein sequence is MSTFVLVHGGFVGGWLWEKVVPLLEDAGHQVEAPDLPRHGDDRTPIPEVSLQGYADRISQVLDAQPEPVVLVGQSMGGMVISQAAEQRPDKIAMLVYVGAHLLRDGESLLSASEDDTESLVLSNLVMNEDGSSAIVREDAIREAIMADCSDEDLERAKSRFEPQAVAPLATPITLTEDNFGRIPRVYIETLKDRSISPSFQKEMYERLPCEKVVSMDTGHWPFYSAPEELASHLSSLPARDSVPG
- a CDS encoding cupin domain-containing protein, giving the protein MHQRKEELPVTMEDGGLSVRLTGWGNTAVTFMQMPAGVDLTPALAGLPEDLCQCPHWGYVLEGAVHVRYADGEEETVERGNVYYWPAGHTVWFDEDTKYVEFSPEAGMRDVLEHVTHQSHG